The Octopus sinensis unplaced genomic scaffold, ASM634580v1 Contig13257_ERROPOS134491+, whole genome shotgun sequence genome has a segment encoding these proteins:
- the LOC115229617 gene encoding protein unc-93 homolog A-like yields the protein MTSAKFREEFDKYDPIDVEGVVIEHKKWIAERMRRHRSTMWINLASLCLSLLLIISTFIPLRNLLSTMYPENGLGYFSLCCIYASYVIGCYALSAIAHYIHPKGAIVLAIIGHSIFAGSHLYPSFETLIPASCILGLCQAVLWRSQELLCTSYAANFAALSGINVSDVLKRFHMALILSVQLAQIMGNSLVSFIFFQHHTLNKAHFTERINSTLTFSSDEAAIIGSSNRAVRDISYIPSEPLSVQHFHSPFAHDHPFAAMNVDYCPKEPLSIVNTYAGEFHTVKIVFLSFTIAALVMVSVFLHKPDILVQKRNLEFKHQLHEIFHVWVEKRWLLTTGVVFYSGIQQALIVGELTKITSICSLGVPYLGFLMVTFGLGSFFADTISSRIQKVGGRILTGIAGKHF from the exons ATGACTTCAGCAAAATTTCGTGAAGAATTTGACAAATATGACCCCATTGATGTAGAAGGCGTAGTTATTGAGCACAAAAAATGGATTGCTGAACGCATGCGACGACATCGTAGTACAATGTGGATTAATCTTGCATCACTTTGTTTGAGCTTATTGCTTATTATAAGCACTTTTATACCACTCCGCAACTTGTTATCAACCATGTACCCTGAAAATGGACTTGGCTACTTTTCTCTTTGTTGTATTTATGCAAGTTATGTCATAGGATGTTATGCATTATCTGCAATTGCTCATTACATTCATCCAAAAGGAGCAATTGTTCTTGCCATTATTGGACATTCTATTTTTGCAGGATCACATCTTTACCCATCATTTGAAACCTTAATTCCAGCTTCTTGCATTCTTGGTCTTTGTCAAGCTGTTCTTTGGCGATCACAAGAACTTCTATGTACCAGTTATGCTGCCAACTTTGCAGCTTTATCAGGAATAAATGTCAGCGATGTTTTAAAACGTTTCCATATGGCACTTATACTAAGTGTTCAGTTGGCACAAATAATGGGTAATTCTTTGGTTTCCTTTATCTTCTTTCAGCATCATACTTTAAATAAAGCTCATTTCACTGAAAGAATCAACTCAACTTTAACATTTTCATCTGATGAAGCTGCAATTATTGGTTCATCAAATCGTGCTGTACGAGACATTTCTTATATTCCATCTGAGCCATTGTCAGTTCAACATTTTCATTCACCATTTGCTCATGACCATCCATTTGCTGCTATGAATGTTGATTACTGCCCAAAAGAGCCATTAAGTATAGTTAATACATATGCTGGTGAATTTCATACAGTAAAAattgtgtttttatcttttacaattGCTGCACTGGTTATGGTCTCAGTTTTTCTCCATAAACCAGATATTTTGGTTCAAAAAAGAAATCTAGAATTTAAACATCAGTTGCATGAAATTTTTCATGTTTGGGTTGAAAAAAGGTGGCTTCTCACAACTGGTGTAGTATTTTATTCTGGGATTCAACAAGCTCTTATTGTTGGAGAACTAACAAAG ATAACCAGCATATGTAGTCTAGGAGTTCCTTATTTAGGATTCTTGATGGTGACATTTGGACTGGGCAGTTTTTTTGCAGACACAATCAGTAGCCGAATTCAAAAAGTTGGAGGTCGAATATTAACTGGAattgctggtaagcatttt